A single region of the Salvia splendens isolate huo1 chromosome 18, SspV2, whole genome shotgun sequence genome encodes:
- the LOC121776857 gene encoding uncharacterized protein LOC121776857, with protein MSPYRLVFSKMCHLPVGLEHKTYWAVKEINMNPRACEEERKLQLHELEELRLETYESAMWLKLMPGKLKSKWIGPYTIVGLRANGAVEIQGGASNSVSFLINGHRVKSI; from the exons ATGTCTCCGTATAGGTTAGTGTTCAGCAAGATGTGCCACTTGCCAGTGGGACTGGAGCACAAgacatactgggcggtcaaagagattAACATGAATCCTCgagcttgtgaggaagagaggaaattacAGCTCCatgagttggaagaattgaggcttgagACTTACGAGTCcgcgatgtg GCTTAAGCTAATGCCTGGAAAGCTAAAGTCCAAGTGGATCGGACCGTATACTATCGTTGGCCTTcgcgcaaatggagcagtagagatccaaggAGGCGCCTCAAATTCTGTGTCTTTCCTCATCAATGGTCATCGTGTGAAG AGCATTTAG